The Anas platyrhynchos isolate ZD024472 breed Pekin duck chromosome 1, IASCAAS_PekinDuck_T2T, whole genome shotgun sequence genomic sequence CTTAATAATGACATTATGTTGATCAAGCTGGCATCCGCCGTGGACTACAGTGCCGACGTTCAACCCATAGCCCTGCCCACCTCTTGTGCCAAGGCGGGGACGGAGTGCCTGATTTCGGGCTGGGGAAACACACTGAGCAGTGGCAGTGAGTATCTACACACACCGCATGTAGCTTTCACACTTCTGCTCTACCACCATGCTCGTGAGACCCATGTACAGTTCACCCCTTCTTTGCAGCCTTTTCTTGTTGTGCCCGCAAGTCCTCCACGCTGCCCTGACTTCACGCTGCCCTGCCAGTGTGTCTCAATCTACAATGCACTTCACTGTTTTACTTTACCCTGCTCTGCTGGATGGCTCTCGCATATAGGTCGTTGGTCTTTCTGATCACTGACAGTACTGAGTCCCAAGACAAAACCTAAAATTGTTACTGCTCTCCCGGCAGCCTATTACCCTGAACTCCTCCAGTGCCTGCAAGCGCCAATTCTGACTAACCAAGAGTGCCAAGATGCTTACCCGGGTGAAATCACCAGCAACATGATCTGCATAGGATTCCTGGAGGGTGGGAAAGACTCATGCCAGGTAGGAGTTGATGCCTGCGCAGAGCCCTGGGCCACACACTGCCAGGGTGCCCCAGGCTGCACGGTATACATCGGAGCTTGGCAGCCTGCTTAGCTTCAGCCTCCTTCTCGCCAGTTGCTCTCTTCTGACGCACCCTTTgcagcaggctttgggtacagggtGGACTTCACTGAAAATAGCAGGCCCAGCCGCATCTGCTGGTTGGCACTGAGCGCAATACCAGTGAATTCTGGGGGGCTAGGGGAGGCCAGCAAGCACGGGGGGGTATCTCTCTGTGCTCCCGTATCAGGGCCTGCTGCGCTTTGTTTTGCATTCCCTGGATTCTTTGTGCCAAGTCAAAAACTTTCTGGGTGAGATTCTGCTTTTAAATCATCTTGTGCCTCTAAATTTTCCCCTCCAGGGTGACTCAGGTGGACCAGTTGTGTGCAACGGAGAACTCCAGGGCATTGTGTCATGGGGAATCGGGTGTGCTCTGCAGGGTTATCCTGGTGTCTACACCAAGGTCTGCAATTATGTTGATTGGATCCAAGAGACCATTGCAGCCTACTGATACCTTGACAACCACCTGGCTCCTTGGCCACTACCCTCCCGCCCTAATACTTTCCCTAAGAAGACAACAGCACAAATAAATTCCTAACTTAAAGAGCCTTACAAACATTTACTTTGGGGACTGTAGCTCATCAGAGACAAGTGGGGTTCCCTGCAGccttccaccagctcctccTGAA encodes the following:
- the LOC140003367 gene encoding trypsin II-P29 — encoded protein: MHSLFLLLSCLGAAVAFPRAADDDKIVGGYNCPEHSVPYQVSLNAGYHFCGGSLINNQWVLSAAHCYKSRIQVRLGEYNIDVQEDSEVVRSSSVIIRHPNYSSRTLNNDIMLIKLASAVDYSADVQPIALPTSCAKAGTECLISGWGNTLSSGTYYPELLQCLQAPILTNQECQDAYPGEITSNMICIGFLEGGKDSCQGDSGGPVVCNGELQGIVSWGIGCALQGYPGVYTKVCNYVDWIQETIAAY